CCGCCCCCGCATCACGATATTTACTCGATTGAGGACCTTGCACAGCTCATTCACGACCTCAAAAATGCGAATGATCAGGCCGACATCAACGTCAAGCTGGTTTCGCTGGCGGGGGTCGGGACGATCGCAGCGGGCGTGGCCAAAGCCAAGGCCGATGTGATTCTGATCAGCGGACACGACGGCGGTACCGGGGCTTCCCCGCAAACGAGCATCAAGCACGCGGGACTGCCGTGGGAGCTGGGACTGGCGGAGGTGCATCAAACCCTTCTTCTCAACAACCTCCGCAGCCGCGTGAAGCTGGAAACCGACGGACAAATCAAAACCGGACGCGACATCGTGGTCGCCGCCCTGCTCGGGGCCGAAGAGTTCGGTTTTGGTACGAGCGCGCTAATCACGCTGGGTTGTATCATGATGCGGGTGTGTCACCTGAACACCTGCCCGGTCGGGGTCGCAACACAGGACCCGCACCTTCGGCACAAGTTCACCGGCGACCCTGAATATGTGGTCAACTTCATGAAATTCGTAGCACAGGATGTGCGCGAGCACATGGCGGCCCTCGGTTTCCGCACCATTGATGAAATGATTGGCCGCACCGACAAGCTGCGTCAGAAAAAGACCAGTCACTGGAAAGCCAAACTTGTGGATTTGAGTCCGGTGCTGCACAGCCCCAAAGTGCCTCCGCTCACGGGCGTCCGCAAACTCACGCAGCAGCACCACGGCCTTGAAAACAGCATGGATGTGCAGATGCTCCTCGACCTGTGTGAACCGGCCCTGAGCGAGAAAATACCGGTGAAAGCCCGGCTGCCGATCCGCAACACCAACCGCGTGACCGGCACCATCCTCGGCAGCGAGATTACGCGGATGTACGGGCAGGAAGGTCTGCCGGAGGACACCATCCATCTGAGTTTCCGCGGTTCTGCGGGGCAGAGTTTCGGCGCGTTTGGCGTGCCGGGCGTCACGCTCGAGCTCGAAGGCGACGCCAACGATTATTTTGGGAAGGGCCTTTCCGGCGGCAAGCTCATTCTTTATCCCGATCGCGAGGCGCGTTTTCGTCCGGAGGATAACATCATCGTCGGCAACGTGGCCCTGTACGGGGCAACGCGGGGCGAGGCCTACATCCGGGGTCGTGCCGGTGAGCGTTTCTGCGTGCGGAACAGCGGGGCCTCCGCGGTGGTGGAAGGCACCGGCGATCACGGCTGTGAGTACATGACCGGCGGTCGCGCCGTGATTCTGGGACCGACCGGTCGCAACTTTGCCGCGGGGATGTCCGGCGGCATCGCTTACGTACTCGATCCCGACGGCAGCTTTCCGAGTCGTTGCAACAAGGAAATGGTGTATCTGGAGAAGGTCGATGCCGAATCCGATGCGCTCGAACTGAAGCGCCTCATCCGGCGGCACGCCGACTACACCGACAGCGTGCTCGCCTGGAAAATCCTGGCGAAGTGGGACGAAGTGCTGCCGCAGTTTGTGAAGGTCTATCCCAAGGATTTCAAGCGGATGACCGAGGCCATCCGGCTGGCAATCAAAGGCGGCATGGACGTGAAGAAAGCCGAGATGCACGCCTTTCAGGCCAATCAAATGGATGAGGCCCGCGCGGCTGGAAACTAAAAAGCGGGACCTGTCACCCAGCCCGGATGCGGCCCGGAAGCCCATCCATCGATAAAAAAACCAAAGATTACCGAAATTTAGGACAAGCAACACATGGGAAAGCCAACCGGATTTATGGAAATTGCGCGCAAAGACGCGCTCTCGAAAGACCCCTCCGAGCGGGTGCAGGACTGGCGCGAGTTCGGTGTTCGTCTGCCCGACAGCGAACTGCAGCAGCAGGGGGCGCGCTGCATGGACTGCGGCATCCCGTTTTGCCAGACCGGCAGCACTACACCGAACGGCAAAGCGCTGGGCTGCCCCGTGTACAACCTCATCCCGGAGTGGAACGACCTCGTGTATCGCGGCAAGTGGCGGGAGGCCCTCAACCGCCTGCACAAAACCAATAATTTTCCGGAATTTACGGGTCGCGTTTGTCCTGCGCCCTGCGAGGGCAGCTGCGTGCTCGGGCTGATTGACAAGCCCGTAGCTATCAAAAGCATCGAGCAGGCCATCATCGACAAAGGCTTCGAGGAAGGCTGGGTCGTGCCGCAGCCGCCGGAAAGCCGCACCGGGAAGAAAATCGCGGTCGTTGGCTCGGGTCCTGCCGGACTCGCCGCTGCCGCGCAGCTCAACAAAGCGGGTCATCTCGTGACCGTGTTCGAACGCGCCGACCGCATAGGCGGGCTGCTGATGTACGGCATCCCCAACATGAAGCTGGAGAAGGGCGTGGTTGAGCGCCGTGTGAAGCTGCTCGAAGCCGAAGGCATCACTTTCGTAACCAACACCGAGGTTGGGAAGGATATCAGCGCGGAGGAAATCCGCGGGAAGTTCGACGCCGTGATTCTGGCCGGAGGCGCCGCCAAGCCGCGCGACCTCCCGATTGAAGGGCGTGATTCGGACGGCATTCATTTCGCGATGGATTACCTGC
This genomic stretch from Cyclonatronum proteinivorum harbors:
- a CDS encoding glutamate synthase subunit beta: MGKPTGFMEIARKDALSKDPSERVQDWREFGVRLPDSELQQQGARCMDCGIPFCQTGSTTPNGKALGCPVYNLIPEWNDLVYRGKWREALNRLHKTNNFPEFTGRVCPAPCEGSCVLGLIDKPVAIKSIEQAIIDKGFEEGWVVPQPPESRTGKKIAVVGSGPAGLAAAAQLNKAGHLVTVFERADRIGGLLMYGIPNMKLEKGVVERRVKLLEAEGITFVTNTEVGKDISAEEIRGKFDAVILAGGAAKPRDLPIEGRDSDGIHFAMDYLHADTKSLLDSGHADGNYITAKDKHVIVIGGGDTGTDCVGTAIRHGCATVTQFEITTRPPEMRADSNPWPEWPGVYKLDYGQEEARAKFGDDPRQYEVMTKQFKADKKGRVKELHTVQIRWVIGDDGRMKPEEVEGSARSWKADLVLLAMGFTGPENPLPEAFGVEQDTRSNVRARYGDFATNIEGVFAAGDMRRGQSLVVWAINEGRAVAEAVNKWVMR